In Alteromonas mediterranea DE, a single genomic region encodes these proteins:
- a CDS encoding pilin yields the protein MMNMNTKNQKGFTLIELMIVVAIIGILAAIALPAYQTYTARATYSEVISASSAAKTAVEVCAQTGVPADCTDIAVNAGWTNASTVNTIEIGGDAANGYTITVTPNEESGIVAADTLILTGTINNGAVTWATTGGCVDKGLC from the coding sequence ATGATGAACATGAACACTAAAAACCAAAAAGGTTTTACCCTAATCGAACTAATGATAGTTGTTGCAATTATCGGTATTCTTGCAGCAATCGCATTGCCTGCTTATCAGACTTACACTGCTCGAGCGACATATAGCGAAGTAATCTCGGCATCAAGTGCAGCTAAAACCGCTGTTGAAGTATGTGCTCAGACGGGCGTACCTGCTGATTGTACTGACATCGCGGTAAACGCAGGTTGGACTAACGCATCAACGGTTAATACCATAGAGATAGGGGGAGATGCTGCTAACGGCTATACAATTACAGTAACTCCAAATGAAGAAAGCGGTATTGTAGCAGCAGACACTCTAATTCTAACCGGTACTATCAATAATGGTGCGGTTACATGGGCAACAACAGGTGGTTGTGTAGATAAAGGCCTTTGCTAA
- the aceE gene encoding pyruvate dehydrogenase (acetyl-transferring), homodimeric type, giving the protein MSDMMHQDVDPQETKEWIDALESVLEEEGVERAHYLLEKLIDKARRSGAHLPYDATTAYINTIPAAQEPNMPGDLTIEARIRAAIRWNALMIVLRASKKDLELGGHIGSFASSAMLYDVGFNHFFKAPNENQGGDFIFAQGHISPGIYARSYMEGNLTEEQLNNFRQECAGDGLSSYPHPHLMKDYWQFPTVSMGLGPLQAIYTARFLKYLTNRGIKDCSGQRVYCYMGDGECDEPESLGAIGLASREGLDNLTFVINCNLQRLDGPVRGNGKIIQELEGTFRGAGWEVVKVIWGSYWDELLARDKSGKLIQLMGETVDGEYQNCKAKGGKYTRENFFNKYPETAALVANMSDDDIWRLNRGGHDPVKVFAAYQKAIDTKGRPTVILAKTVKGFGLGSSGEAQNVAHNVKKMDVESIKQFRDRFNIPVADEKIEELPYFKFDEDSEEMKYLRARREALGGYLPSRREQAEEQLEVPELSAFDAILKGSGDRQVSSTMTFVRVLNALLKDKKIGKRVVPIIPDEARTFGMEGLFRQVGIYANEGQKYVPQDADQVAYYREDKKGQVLQEGINELGAMASWVASGTSYSTCNATTIPFYIYYSMFGFQRVGDLAWAAGDSQARGFLLGATAGRTTLNGEGLQHQDGHSHVQANLIPNCITYDPTYGYEVAVIVQDGLRRMYGNNENIFYYLTLMNENYQHPAMPEGDDVAEQIIKGIYKLERVENDKSKLNVQLMGSGTILNEVRKAAQILCEDYSVSSDVYSVTSFNELAREGQDVARWNMLNPEAEQKVPYIGQVITKDAGPAISATDYVKNYSDQVRAFIETEYRCLGTDGFGRSDSRENLRTHFEVNASYIVVASLYELAQRGDVEKKVVAEAIKRFDINAEKLNPLYA; this is encoded by the coding sequence ATGTCTGATATGATGCACCAAGATGTAGATCCTCAAGAAACTAAAGAGTGGATTGATGCGCTTGAGTCGGTTTTAGAAGAGGAAGGCGTAGAACGCGCCCACTATTTACTCGAAAAACTTATTGATAAAGCACGTCGCAGCGGAGCGCATTTACCGTATGACGCTACTACTGCCTACATCAATACTATCCCTGCAGCGCAAGAGCCAAACATGCCTGGCGACTTGACCATCGAAGCGCGCATCCGTGCCGCTATTCGTTGGAACGCACTAATGATTGTATTGCGTGCATCGAAAAAAGACCTAGAGCTTGGTGGCCATATTGGTAGCTTCGCATCATCGGCTATGCTTTACGATGTAGGCTTTAACCACTTCTTTAAAGCGCCTAACGAAAATCAAGGCGGCGACTTTATTTTTGCACAGGGCCATATTTCTCCTGGTATTTATGCCCGTTCTTACATGGAAGGCAATTTAACTGAAGAGCAGTTAAATAACTTCCGTCAAGAGTGTGCTGGCGATGGTCTATCATCTTACCCACACCCTCACTTGATGAAAGACTACTGGCAGTTCCCAACCGTATCTATGGGTCTTGGTCCACTTCAAGCTATCTATACAGCACGCTTCCTTAAGTACCTAACTAACCGTGGTATTAAAGACTGTTCAGGTCAGCGCGTATACTGCTACATGGGTGATGGTGAGTGTGATGAGCCAGAGAGCTTAGGTGCAATTGGTCTTGCTTCTCGTGAAGGCCTAGACAACCTAACATTTGTTATCAACTGTAACCTACAGCGCCTAGACGGCCCGGTACGTGGTAACGGCAAAATTATCCAAGAACTTGAAGGTACGTTCCGCGGCGCAGGCTGGGAAGTAGTGAAAGTAATCTGGGGTAGTTACTGGGATGAACTACTAGCTCGCGATAAATCGGGCAAGCTGATTCAGCTTATGGGTGAAACGGTAGACGGTGAATACCAGAACTGTAAAGCCAAAGGCGGTAAGTACACTCGTGAGAACTTCTTCAACAAGTACCCTGAAACAGCGGCGCTTGTAGCAAATATGTCTGATGATGACATCTGGCGCTTGAACCGTGGTGGTCACGACCCAGTTAAAGTATTTGCAGCTTACCAAAAAGCCATCGATACCAAAGGTCGTCCAACAGTAATCCTTGCTAAAACGGTTAAAGGTTTCGGTCTAGGTTCTTCAGGTGAAGCGCAAAACGTAGCGCACAACGTGAAGAAAATGGACGTTGAATCAATCAAGCAGTTCCGCGACCGTTTCAACATTCCAGTAGCTGATGAGAAAATTGAAGAACTACCATACTTCAAGTTTGACGAAGACAGCGAAGAAATGAAATACCTTCGCGCACGTCGTGAAGCGCTAGGTGGTTACCTGCCTTCTCGTCGCGAACAGGCCGAAGAGCAATTAGAAGTTCCAGAACTAAGCGCATTCGATGCTATTTTAAAAGGTTCTGGCGACCGTCAAGTATCATCAACCATGACGTTTGTACGTGTACTTAACGCATTGTTGAAAGATAAGAAAATTGGTAAGCGTGTAGTACCAATCATTCCTGATGAAGCCCGTACATTCGGTATGGAAGGCTTATTCCGTCAGGTAGGTATTTATGCCAACGAAGGTCAGAAATACGTACCTCAAGATGCCGACCAAGTCGCTTACTATCGTGAAGATAAGAAAGGTCAGGTACTTCAAGAAGGTATCAACGAGCTAGGTGCAATGGCATCGTGGGTAGCGTCAGGTACGTCGTACTCAACGTGTAACGCTACCACTATTCCGTTCTACATTTACTACTCAATGTTTGGTTTCCAACGTGTTGGTGATCTTGCATGGGCAGCGGGTGATAGCCAAGCACGTGGTTTCCTACTAGGTGCAACAGCAGGTAGAACTACGCTTAACGGCGAAGGTCTACAGCACCAAGACGGTCATTCACACGTTCAGGCGAACCTAATTCCTAACTGTATTACTTACGATCCAACGTACGGTTATGAAGTAGCGGTTATTGTTCAAGACGGTCTGCGTCGCATGTACGGTAACAACGAAAACATCTTCTATTACCTAACACTAATGAACGAGAACTATCAGCACCCTGCAATGCCAGAAGGTGATGATGTTGCTGAGCAAATCATTAAAGGTATTTACAAGCTTGAGCGCGTTGAAAACGACAAGTCTAAGCTTAACGTACAGCTAATGGGCTCAGGTACTATCTTAAACGAAGTACGTAAAGCGGCACAGATTCTGTGTGAAGACTACAGCGTATCTTCTGACGTTTACTCTGTGACCTCGTTCAACGAGCTAGCCCGTGAAGGTCAAGACGTAGCACGCTGGAACATGCTAAACCCTGAAGCTGAGCAAAAAGTACCTTACATTGGTCAGGTAATTACGAAAGACGCAGGCCCTGCGATTTCTGCCACTGACTATGTGAAGAACTACTCAGACCAAGTACGCGCGTTCATTGAAACTGAATACCGCTGCCTAGGTACAGACGGTTTCGGTCGAAGTGATAGCCGTGAAAACTTGCGTACTCACTTTGAAGTTAATGCGTCATACATTGTGGTTGCATCACTTTACGAATTGGCTCAGCGCGGCGACGTTGAGAAGAAAGTGGTAGCAGAAGCCATTAAGCGTTTTGATATTAACGCTGAAAAACTTAACCCACTTTACGCGTAA
- a CDS encoding retropepsin-like aspartic protease family protein → MNEQQDPTASTGKWMVALAWICGFGLLVFVFSDLLEKQVNPNSEPRSERIGSQTEVRLKQNRQGHYVTTGYINGEEVVFLVDTGATDVAVPAHLANRLQLKAGREGLASTANGVVRVAESTINTLRIGDIVVRNVKANLNPGMQDDHILLGMSVLRQLEFTQRGDWLILRTL, encoded by the coding sequence ATGAATGAACAACAAGACCCGACGGCATCAACGGGCAAATGGATGGTTGCACTGGCATGGATCTGTGGTTTCGGCCTTTTAGTGTTCGTTTTCTCAGACTTATTAGAGAAACAGGTTAACCCAAATAGCGAACCTAGGTCTGAACGCATTGGCTCTCAAACCGAAGTGCGCTTAAAGCAGAATCGTCAGGGGCACTATGTAACCACAGGTTATATAAACGGCGAAGAAGTGGTGTTCTTAGTGGATACAGGCGCAACCGATGTTGCAGTACCTGCTCACTTAGCCAATCGCCTTCAGCTGAAAGCCGGCCGCGAAGGTTTAGCCAGTACCGCCAATGGCGTAGTAAGAGTCGCCGAATCTACCATAAATACCTTGCGCATTGGAGACATTGTGGTGCGCAATGTTAAAGCAAACCTAAACCCCGGTATGCAGGATGACCATATACTGCTTGGAATGAGTGTTCTTCGCCAATTAGAGTTTACTCAGCGCGGAGATTGGTTAATATTGCGTACCCTTTAA
- the ampD gene encoding 1,6-anhydro-N-acetylmuramyl-L-alanine amidase AmpD has translation MVLYNQAIFTESPHADPRPDNTDVSLLVIHNISLPPSQFGTPGIRELFTGTLNPDEHPFYKEIAGLRVSAHCVIYRTGEVEQFVPFDQRAWHAGLSSFQGKSRCNDFSIGIELEGTDTLPFTDAQYHALGELTDFITKRYPRITLGRIVGHNDIAPGRKTDPGEAFDWARYRMRISQA, from the coding sequence ATGGTGCTTTATAATCAAGCAATCTTCACCGAAAGCCCTCATGCAGACCCTCGGCCTGACAACACCGACGTCAGCCTTTTAGTTATACACAATATTTCATTGCCGCCATCACAGTTTGGTACGCCTGGCATTCGGGAATTGTTTACCGGAACGCTCAACCCAGACGAGCACCCTTTCTATAAAGAAATAGCGGGGCTGCGGGTGTCTGCGCACTGCGTTATATACAGAACGGGGGAGGTTGAGCAGTTTGTTCCGTTCGACCAGCGAGCATGGCATGCCGGGCTGTCGTCGTTTCAAGGGAAAAGCCGTTGCAACGACTTTTCCATTGGTATTGAGCTAGAAGGTACAGACACCTTGCCATTTACCGATGCGCAGTATCACGCCTTAGGTGAACTAACTGATTTTATTACAAAGCGCTATCCTCGGATCACTTTAGGGCGTATCGTAGGACATAATGACATTGCACCGGGGCGTAAAACCGACCCGGGTGAAGCCTTCGATTGGGCACGTTATAGAATGCGAATATCGCAAGCGTAA
- the nadC gene encoding carboxylating nicotinate-nucleotide diphosphorylase, whose product MTSPDMQAIREQVSNALIEDLGGELDAAHDITANLIDESVNAKASIITREPCVVCGIAWATQAFALIDESVSLTWHVKDGDSVAADTLLVSLEGSARAILTAERTALNFLQTLSATATVTAFYVKYLEGSTTKILDTRKTLPGLRYAQKYAVRCGGGQNHRVGLFDAFLIKENHIFSCGNIEKAISRAKSMMPGKPVEVEVENVAELEQALSAGADIVMLDNFTNEQIQEAVALNKGQCKLEVSGNITDERLASLAKLGVDYISSGALTKHVQAIDLSLRINLS is encoded by the coding sequence ATGACATCACCAGATATGCAAGCGATACGAGAACAGGTCTCTAACGCGCTTATTGAAGACCTTGGCGGCGAGTTAGATGCCGCGCACGACATAACCGCAAACCTGATAGACGAAAGCGTAAATGCTAAGGCTTCGATAATTACTCGCGAACCATGCGTTGTGTGCGGTATCGCTTGGGCAACACAAGCCTTCGCGCTTATTGATGAATCGGTATCACTAACTTGGCATGTAAAAGATGGCGACAGTGTTGCCGCTGACACCTTGCTTGTTAGCTTGGAAGGCTCTGCCAGAGCGATTCTCACCGCCGAACGCACCGCGCTTAATTTTTTGCAAACACTGTCAGCTACCGCCACAGTCACTGCGTTTTATGTCAAATATTTAGAAGGGTCTACCACTAAAATTCTCGATACGCGCAAAACCCTACCCGGGCTTCGCTATGCGCAGAAATACGCCGTACGCTGCGGCGGTGGACAAAATCACCGTGTTGGCCTATTCGACGCCTTCCTTATCAAAGAAAACCATATCTTTTCATGTGGCAATATTGAAAAGGCGATAAGCCGAGCGAAATCTATGATGCCGGGCAAGCCGGTGGAAGTAGAAGTTGAAAACGTAGCTGAGCTTGAACAAGCCCTGTCTGCAGGAGCCGATATTGTTATGTTAGATAATTTTACTAACGAACAGATCCAAGAGGCAGTAGCGCTTAATAAAGGCCAATGTAAACTGGAAGTATCAGGGAACATTACTGATGAACGACTGGCGTCGCTTGCCAAACTGGGCGTAGATTACATTTCATCTGGCGCGTTAACGAAACACGTTCAGGCTATAGATTTGTCACTACGTATCAATTTGTCTTAG
- the pdhR gene encoding pyruvate dehydrogenase complex transcriptional repressor PdhR produces the protein MRQQRKKLSDVITEQLESMILDGTLLAGQKLPPERELALEFDVSRPSLREAIGNLQARGLVERKQGGGTFVNRNLNSAMKDPLMDLVSQRPETQFDLLEFRHALEGMAAYYAALRGQPEDYEALKQALNDVPTPKAHESKRAQAEALGKFYIIMARASHNMVLLHVMSTMQSMLVDNIERNFDMLAAHPEAVEDIAKQRREIVEAIASRDPEAARQACNTHLAFIEKTLLTINQRDTRVQRALRRLEI, from the coding sequence ATGCGTCAGCAGCGAAAAAAACTCTCTGATGTGATTACCGAACAACTCGAGTCAATGATACTCGACGGTACGCTATTGGCCGGTCAAAAGTTACCGCCAGAAAGAGAGCTCGCGTTAGAATTTGACGTTTCCCGTCCTTCACTGCGAGAAGCTATTGGTAACCTGCAGGCACGCGGTCTGGTCGAGCGCAAGCAAGGTGGCGGTACGTTCGTAAATCGCAACCTGAATTCAGCCATGAAAGATCCTCTCATGGACCTTGTCAGCCAACGCCCTGAAACCCAATTCGACTTGCTTGAATTTCGTCATGCCCTTGAGGGAATGGCAGCGTATTACGCAGCACTTCGTGGGCAACCTGAAGATTATGAGGCGTTAAAGCAAGCACTTAACGATGTACCTACGCCTAAAGCGCACGAAAGCAAGCGTGCCCAAGCTGAGGCGCTAGGAAAGTTCTACATCATTATGGCAAGAGCATCGCACAACATGGTGCTGTTACACGTAATGAGCACCATGCAAAGCATGCTGGTAGACAATATTGAACGAAATTTTGACATGTTGGCAGCGCACCCTGAAGCGGTGGAAGACATTGCGAAACAGCGTCGCGAAATTGTAGAGGCGATTGCTTCTCGCGACCCGGAAGCAGCGCGCCAAGCATGTAATACGCATTTAGCGTTTATTGAAAAAACGCTATTAACCATTAATCAACGCGATACACGGGTTCAACGCGCATTGCGTCGATTAGAGATTTAG
- a CDS encoding type II secretion system F family protein: MAKATATFTWQGKDRNGQSRKGEISATSLSEAKNLLRRQGISANKVKKLAQPLFGRTQKIKPADISVISRQIATMLAAGVTLIQSLEMIAQGHANPAVRKLLGEITDEVKSGNPLSSALRKHPLYFDDLYCDLVYTGEQSGALETIYDRIATYKEKAEALKSKIKKAMFYPIAVLVVAFIVTTILLVFVVPQFEEIFSSFGAELPAFTQFVLAISRFVQDYGIFIAMGVAAAGFMFVRAHRRSQKLRDTVDRNILKIPVIGEILKKASIARFTRTLATTFAAGVPLIGALESAAGASGNAVYRDAILYIRKEVAGGMPMHVAMRATQVFPDMVTQMIAIGEESGSVDEMLSKIATIYEAEVDDMVDGLTSLLEPMIMAVLGVVIGGLIVAMYLPIFQMGNVV, translated from the coding sequence ATGGCAAAAGCAACGGCAACGTTTACTTGGCAAGGAAAAGACAGGAATGGTCAATCTCGCAAAGGTGAAATTTCGGCCACCTCGCTTTCTGAAGCCAAAAACCTTTTGCGTCGCCAAGGGATTTCTGCGAATAAGGTAAAAAAACTAGCTCAACCACTTTTTGGCAGAACTCAAAAAATAAAACCTGCCGATATATCTGTCATATCACGACAAATTGCCACCATGCTAGCCGCAGGTGTTACGCTGATTCAATCTCTAGAAATGATAGCACAAGGCCATGCAAACCCTGCAGTGCGAAAACTGCTTGGCGAAATTACGGATGAAGTCAAATCCGGTAATCCACTTTCTTCTGCGCTTCGAAAACACCCGCTTTATTTTGACGATTTATACTGTGATTTGGTTTACACGGGCGAACAGTCAGGTGCCCTTGAAACCATTTACGATCGTATTGCCACCTATAAAGAAAAAGCCGAAGCACTAAAATCAAAGATCAAAAAAGCGATGTTTTACCCTATCGCGGTTTTGGTCGTTGCTTTTATTGTTACGACTATTCTTCTTGTTTTCGTTGTGCCTCAGTTTGAAGAAATCTTTAGCAGCTTTGGCGCTGAACTCCCTGCGTTTACCCAGTTCGTACTGGCTATATCGCGGTTTGTACAGGATTACGGTATTTTTATCGCCATGGGCGTGGCAGCCGCAGGCTTTATGTTTGTGCGCGCGCACAGGCGCAGTCAAAAGCTTCGCGATACGGTAGACCGGAATATTTTAAAAATTCCTGTTATCGGCGAGATACTTAAAAAAGCCAGTATCGCACGCTTTACCCGAACCCTTGCCACCACCTTTGCGGCAGGTGTACCGCTAATAGGCGCGTTAGAGTCAGCTGCAGGGGCCTCGGGAAATGCAGTATACCGCGACGCTATTTTATATATTCGCAAAGAAGTGGCCGGTGGTATGCCTATGCATGTAGCCATGCGCGCTACCCAAGTATTTCCAGACATGGTGACGCAAATGATAGCCATAGGTGAAGAGTCTGGCTCTGTCGATGAGATGCTAAGTAAAATTGCCACCATTTACGAAGCAGAAGTTGATGACATGGTAGACGGCTTAACCAGCTTGCTTGAGCCTATGATCATGGCCGTACTTGGCGTGGTTATTGGCGGCTTGATTGTGGCCATGTACCTGCCTATATTCCAGATGGGTAACGTGGTATAA
- the aceF gene encoding pyruvate dehydrogenase complex dihydrolipoyllysine-residue acetyltransferase: MSDIQKIIVPDVGGDEVEVIELCVAVGDNIEADEGVVTVESDKASMDIPAPFEGEIVSLSVSVGDKIKEGDVIGEMKAAGGDSSDESTAEESSSDNASQEEAPKQDEAPKEESKSEAAPAASGGSEVIEVAVPDIGSDDEVDVIDVLVSAGDTIEKEDGLITLETDKATMDVPSTHAGTVKEVFISTGDKVKEGTVVIKLEIAGSSSSSSESASSDASSEASAPAAQESEKQESAPAASASSETIEVAVPDIGEDGEVDVIDVLVSVGDTVEKEDGLITLETDKATMDVPSTHAGTIKEVFIKTGDKVKQGTLVVKLENSGGSSEQAPSAPKAEKPAEAPKQEAPKQASQQEASQGRSPVPPAPEAKNTGKAHASPSVRRIAREFGVDLTQVSGSGPKNRILKEDVQAYVKAELAKPRTAAASGSAPVGDNVLQIVPVKPVDHSKFGEIEEQKLSRIQKISGPFLHRNWATIPHVTQFDEADITDVEDFRKEQNAYHAKIKSGLKITPLVFVMKAVAKALEKYEVFNSSLSDDGESLIIKKFINIGIAVETPGGLVVPVIRDVNKKGIEELSRELIETSKKAREGKLKAADMQGGTFTISSLGGIGGTAFTPIVNAPEVAILGVSKSEMKPKWNGKEFEPRLMVPLSLSYDHRVIDGAVGARFSTEVAANLTDLRRIIL, from the coding sequence ATGTCAGATATTCAAAAGATTATCGTACCCGACGTAGGCGGTGACGAAGTTGAAGTTATCGAGCTATGTGTTGCCGTAGGCGACAACATCGAAGCCGATGAAGGCGTTGTTACTGTTGAAAGTGACAAGGCGTCAATGGACATCCCAGCACCGTTTGAAGGTGAAATTGTAAGTCTGTCTGTATCAGTAGGCGATAAAATCAAAGAAGGCGATGTGATTGGTGAAATGAAGGCTGCAGGTGGCGACAGTTCTGATGAGAGCACCGCTGAAGAATCATCTTCAGACAACGCTTCACAAGAAGAAGCGCCTAAGCAAGATGAAGCACCGAAAGAAGAAAGCAAGTCAGAGGCAGCACCAGCTGCGTCTGGCGGCAGTGAAGTGATTGAAGTCGCAGTACCGGATATTGGCTCTGACGACGAAGTTGACGTTATCGATGTATTGGTTTCAGCGGGCGACACCATCGAAAAAGAAGATGGTCTTATTACCCTGGAAACCGATAAAGCAACGATGGACGTTCCTTCAACACATGCAGGTACAGTGAAAGAAGTATTCATCAGTACTGGCGATAAAGTGAAAGAAGGCACAGTTGTTATTAAGCTTGAAATAGCGGGTTCAAGCTCGTCTTCAAGTGAATCGGCTTCTAGCGATGCTTCTTCTGAAGCATCTGCACCGGCTGCGCAGGAAAGCGAAAAGCAAGAGTCAGCTCCTGCGGCGTCTGCAAGTAGCGAAACTATCGAAGTTGCTGTACCAGACATTGGTGAAGACGGTGAAGTTGACGTTATCGACGTGCTTGTATCGGTAGGCGATACCGTTGAAAAAGAAGACGGCCTGATTACGCTAGAAACTGATAAAGCCACCATGGATGTACCTTCAACGCACGCAGGTACCATTAAAGAAGTCTTTATCAAAACAGGCGATAAAGTTAAGCAAGGCACATTAGTTGTTAAGCTAGAAAATAGCGGTGGCTCATCTGAACAGGCACCATCAGCACCTAAAGCAGAAAAGCCTGCTGAAGCGCCTAAGCAAGAAGCACCTAAACAAGCGTCACAGCAAGAAGCCTCTCAAGGCCGTTCTCCTGTGCCGCCAGCGCCAGAAGCTAAGAATACAGGTAAAGCACATGCTTCACCTTCGGTTCGCCGTATTGCTCGCGAGTTTGGTGTAGACCTGACTCAAGTTAGCGGCTCTGGCCCTAAAAACCGTATCTTGAAAGAAGACGTTCAAGCTTACGTGAAAGCTGAGCTGGCGAAACCTCGCACAGCAGCCGCTTCTGGCAGCGCACCAGTAGGCGACAACGTACTTCAAATTGTGCCAGTTAAACCTGTTGATCACAGCAAGTTTGGTGAAATTGAAGAGCAAAAGCTTTCGCGCATTCAGAAGATTTCTGGCCCGTTCTTACACCGTAACTGGGCGACGATTCCGCACGTTACGCAGTTTGATGAAGCCGATATCACAGACGTAGAAGATTTCCGTAAAGAGCAAAACGCTTACCACGCGAAGATTAAGTCTGGTCTTAAGATTACGCCGCTAGTATTCGTAATGAAAGCGGTAGCGAAAGCCCTTGAGAAATACGAAGTATTTAACTCATCACTGTCTGACGACGGCGAAAGCTTAATTATCAAGAAGTTCATTAACATTGGTATTGCGGTGGAAACACCGGGCGGCCTTGTAGTTCCTGTTATTCGCGACGTGAATAAGAAAGGCATTGAAGAACTTTCTCGCGAGCTTATCGAAACATCGAAGAAAGCCCGTGAAGGTAAGCTTAAAGCGGCTGACATGCAGGGTGGTACGTTTACTATCTCTAGCCTAGGTGGTATTGGCGGTACGGCGTTTACGCCTATTGTAAATGCACCAGAAGTCGCCATATTAGGTGTGTCTAAGTCTGAGATGAAGCCTAAGTGGAATGGTAAAGAGTTCGAGCCGCGCTTAATGGTGCCGCTAAGCTTGTCTTACGACCACCGAGTAATCGATGGTGCGGTAGGTGCAAGATTCTCTACTGAGGTTGCTGCAAACCTAACTGACTTACGCAGAATCATACTTTAA
- the ampE gene encoding beta-lactamase regulator AmpE produces MMLMSLLLVLSLERLISKTPSWHIEKYASQYRDFLQKKGWLGEKASSAALYFYLLVPALLLGAIEYWLLGAFLTFIEQSIVLFICIGCPVLREIYKNFLNAAQRGDLQACSMYTDQLGHCASQSDSDGSASAEGKSFGQHLTWLNYQHYAAVMLWFIAFGAPGALFYSISRSTTEALCGANHPLKGAAGRLMFALDYIPVRVTAFGMLMMGHFSRALPEWLSHALQFDVPAYDVLTHISAKAEVLTPEEYQMQAENAAIEPRVLVKLAKRNVIFLLVITSALTLVGSLA; encoded by the coding sequence ATGATGCTAATGAGTTTACTGTTGGTTCTCAGCTTAGAGCGGCTGATATCCAAAACACCAAGCTGGCATATTGAAAAGTATGCGTCCCAATATCGCGATTTTCTGCAGAAAAAAGGGTGGTTAGGTGAGAAAGCCTCTTCGGCGGCACTTTACTTTTACCTTTTAGTGCCCGCGTTATTGCTAGGGGCTATTGAATATTGGCTGCTAGGCGCTTTTCTTACCTTTATTGAGCAAAGCATTGTGCTGTTTATCTGCATAGGTTGCCCAGTGCTTAGAGAAATTTATAAGAACTTCCTTAACGCTGCACAGCGAGGTGATCTGCAAGCCTGCAGCATGTATACCGATCAGCTAGGACACTGTGCAAGTCAATCTGACAGCGACGGCAGTGCAAGTGCAGAAGGAAAAAGCTTTGGCCAGCACCTTACATGGCTTAACTATCAGCATTATGCTGCAGTGATGTTGTGGTTTATCGCGTTTGGTGCACCAGGGGCACTTTTTTACAGCATAAGTAGAAGCACTACGGAAGCCTTATGCGGGGCTAATCACCCTTTAAAAGGAGCGGCGGGAAGATTAATGTTTGCGCTCGACTATATTCCGGTTCGTGTGACGGCATTTGGTATGTTGATGATGGGACATTTTTCCCGCGCCTTGCCAGAGTGGCTCAGTCATGCGCTTCAATTTGATGTACCTGCGTATGATGTGCTTACCCATATTTCTGCCAAAGCTGAGGTTTTAACCCCTGAAGAGTACCAAATGCAGGCTGAAAATGCAGCGATTGAGCCGCGAGTACTTGTAAAGTTAGCAAAACGTAATGTTATTTTTCTACTTGTTATCACCTCTGCATTAACGCTGGTAGGCAGCCTCGCATAA